Proteins encoded within one genomic window of Mycolicibacterium monacense:
- a CDS encoding macrolide-binding ATPase MABP-1: protein MDDGLVADDIRRGRAARNAKLASLPVGMAGRAALGFGKRLTGKSRDEVNAELMDKAAQQLFTVLGELKGGAMKVGQALSVMEAAIPEQYGKPYREALTKLQKDAPPLPAAKVHRVLDAQLGTKWRERFTSFDDKPIASASIGQVHKAVWADGRDVAVKIQYPGADEALRADLKTMQRMVGVLKQLSPGADVEGVVGELIERTEMELDYRLEADNQRAFAKAYRDHPHFAVPAVVASAPKVVIAEWISGIPMSVIIREGTTEQRDLMGTRLFELTHDAPARLEMMHGDAHPGNFMLLPDGRMGVIDFGAVAPLPGGLPVELGQTLRYAAAKDYDNLLATMARVGFIQRGEQVPAEEIDEMLRQYVEPIEVEVFHYTRKWLQRMTAVNMDRSVAQIKTARQMDIPPKLAIPMRVIASVVAISCQLDAHVPVKAIATELIPGFREDAA, encoded by the coding sequence ATGGATGATGGTCTGGTGGCTGATGACATCAGACGCGGGCGTGCCGCCCGCAACGCGAAGCTGGCGAGCCTGCCGGTCGGTATGGCCGGGCGCGCGGCGTTGGGATTCGGCAAACGGCTGACCGGAAAATCCCGCGACGAGGTCAACGCCGAATTGATGGACAAGGCGGCTCAGCAACTGTTCACCGTGCTCGGTGAACTCAAGGGCGGCGCGATGAAGGTCGGGCAGGCCCTGTCGGTGATGGAGGCCGCCATCCCCGAGCAGTACGGCAAGCCGTACCGCGAGGCGCTGACCAAACTGCAGAAAGACGCCCCACCGCTGCCCGCCGCCAAGGTGCACCGGGTGCTCGATGCCCAGCTGGGCACCAAGTGGCGGGAGCGCTTCACCTCCTTCGACGACAAACCGATCGCCTCGGCCAGCATCGGGCAGGTGCACAAGGCGGTGTGGGCCGACGGCCGCGACGTCGCGGTCAAGATCCAGTACCCCGGCGCCGACGAAGCCCTGCGCGCCGACCTGAAGACCATGCAGCGCATGGTCGGCGTGCTCAAGCAGCTCTCCCCGGGCGCCGATGTCGAGGGCGTGGTCGGCGAGCTCATCGAGCGCACCGAGATGGAGCTCGACTACCGGCTGGAAGCCGACAACCAGCGGGCGTTCGCGAAGGCCTACCGCGACCATCCGCACTTCGCCGTTCCCGCCGTCGTCGCCAGCGCCCCGAAGGTCGTGATCGCGGAGTGGATCTCCGGCATCCCGATGTCGGTGATCATCCGCGAGGGCACCACCGAGCAGCGCGACCTGATGGGCACCCGGCTCTTCGAGCTCACCCACGACGCCCCGGCGCGGCTGGAGATGATGCACGGCGATGCGCACCCCGGCAATTTCATGCTGCTGCCCGACGGGCGGATGGGTGTCATCGACTTCGGTGCGGTGGCGCCGCTGCCCGGCGGGCTTCCGGTCGAGTTGGGCCAGACGTTGCGCTACGCAGCCGCCAAGGACTACGACAACCTGCTGGCCACCATGGCGCGGGTCGGCTTCATCCAGCGCGGCGAACAGGTTCCGGCCGAGGAGATCGACGAGATGCTGCGCCAGTACGTCGAGCCCATCGAGGTCGAGGTGTTCCACTACACCCGCAAGTGGCTGCAGCGGATGACCGCGGTGAACATGGACCGTTCGGTGGCCCAGATCAAGACCGCCCGCCAGATGGACATCCCGCCGAAGCTGGCGATCCCGATGCGGGTCATCGCCTCGGTGGTGGCGATCTCGTGCCAGCTCGACGCCCACGTCCCGGTGAAAGCCATTGCGACCGAACTGATTCCGGGCTTCCGGGAGGACGCGGCCTGA
- a CDS encoding WhiB family transcriptional regulator, protein MSVETCLERVLPELPCHVGDPDLWFAESPGDLERAKTLCAECPVRRECLAAALERQEPWGVWGGEIFERGTIVARKRPRGRPRKTERDPAAA, encoded by the coding sequence ATGTCTGTGGAGACATGCCTCGAGAGGGTGTTACCGGAATTGCCGTGCCACGTCGGCGATCCCGACCTGTGGTTCGCCGAGAGTCCCGGGGACCTCGAACGCGCCAAGACGCTGTGTGCGGAGTGCCCGGTGCGCCGGGAGTGCCTCGCCGCGGCACTGGAGCGTCAGGAGCCGTGGGGTGTGTGGGGCGGCGAGATCTTCGAACGAGGCACCATCGTCGCGCGTAAGCGTCCGCGGGGACGCCCGCGCAAGACCGAGCGGGACCCGGCGGCTGCCTAG
- a CDS encoding ATP-dependent DNA helicase UvrD2: MGRMPVEVPTSSRERLLADLDEEQREAVLAPRGPVCVLAGAGTGKTRTITRRIAHLVAAGHVAPGQVLAVTFTSRAAGEMRARLRALDQEAGGVGTGSVQAMTFHAAARRQLRYFWPRVVGDTSWQLLDSKFSVVAQAANRARVQAATDDVRDLAGEIEWAKASLISPEAYPGAVAQAGRDIPMDAAKVAAVYAGYEALKARHDGTALLDFDDLLLHTAAAIENDAAVAAEFRDRYRCFVVDEYQDVTPLQQRVLDAWLGPRDDLTVVGDANQTIYSFTGATPRYLLDFSRRFPDAAVIRLERDYRSTPQVVSLANRVIAAARGRMAGSKLHLVGQRPPGPTPAFAEHPDEVAEAAAVAKDIRRLLDAGTPAAEIAVLYRINAQSEVYEEALTEAGIAFQVRGGEGFFSRQEIRQALVALQRAAERDVDGEVADVVRAVLEPLGLTAEPPAGTRARERWEALSALAELVDEEVVLRPGLDLRGLVTELRQRADARHPPVVQGVTLASLHAAKGLEWDAVYLVGLADGTLPISHALTHGPDSEPVEEERRLLYVGITRARVHLTLSWALARAPGGRQGRRPSRFLNGVAPHSAPEASVNKPRRARGATPRCRVCNQVLTTPAAIMLRRCETCSSDIDEQLLAALKEWRLRTSKELGVPAFVVFTDNTLIAIAESLPTDEAALVAIPGIGARKLEQYGADVLALVNARG, translated from the coding sequence ATGGGTCGCATGCCAGTCGAGGTCCCCACCTCGTCGCGGGAGCGGCTGCTTGCCGACCTCGACGAGGAACAGCGTGAGGCCGTCCTGGCGCCTCGGGGGCCGGTCTGCGTGCTGGCCGGCGCCGGCACCGGCAAGACCCGCACCATCACCCGCCGGATCGCCCACCTCGTCGCGGCGGGCCACGTCGCACCCGGGCAGGTGCTGGCCGTGACGTTCACCTCCCGCGCCGCGGGGGAGATGCGGGCCCGGCTGCGGGCGCTCGACCAGGAGGCCGGCGGCGTCGGCACCGGGTCCGTACAGGCGATGACGTTCCACGCCGCCGCCCGCCGCCAGCTGCGGTACTTCTGGCCCCGCGTAGTCGGCGACACCTCCTGGCAGCTGCTCGACAGCAAGTTCTCCGTCGTGGCGCAGGCCGCCAACCGGGCCCGCGTGCAGGCCGCCACCGACGACGTCCGCGACCTGGCCGGTGAGATCGAGTGGGCGAAGGCGTCGCTGATCAGCCCGGAGGCCTATCCCGGCGCCGTCGCGCAGGCCGGCCGCGACATCCCGATGGACGCCGCGAAGGTGGCCGCCGTCTACGCCGGTTACGAGGCGCTGAAGGCCCGCCACGACGGCACCGCGCTGCTCGACTTCGACGATCTGCTGCTGCACACCGCGGCGGCGATCGAGAACGACGCGGCGGTGGCCGCGGAGTTCCGTGACCGCTACCGCTGTTTCGTCGTCGATGAGTACCAGGACGTGACACCCCTGCAGCAGCGCGTGCTCGACGCGTGGCTCGGCCCCCGTGACGACCTGACCGTCGTCGGGGACGCCAACCAGACCATCTACTCGTTCACCGGGGCCACGCCGCGCTACCTGCTGGACTTCTCCCGCCGGTTCCCCGACGCCGCGGTGATCCGGCTCGAACGTGACTACCGCTCCACCCCGCAGGTGGTGTCGCTGGCCAACCGGGTGATCGCCGCCGCGCGCGGCCGCATGGCCGGCAGCAAGCTGCACCTGGTCGGCCAGCGCCCGCCGGGGCCCACACCGGCGTTCGCCGAGCACCCCGACGAGGTGGCCGAGGCCGCCGCCGTCGCCAAGGACATCCGCAGGCTGCTCGACGCCGGCACCCCGGCGGCGGAGATCGCGGTGCTGTACCGCATCAACGCGCAGTCGGAGGTCTACGAGGAGGCGCTCACCGAGGCCGGCATCGCGTTCCAGGTGCGCGGCGGTGAGGGCTTCTTCAGCCGTCAGGAGATCCGCCAGGCGCTCGTGGCCCTGCAGCGGGCCGCCGAACGCGACGTCGACGGTGAGGTGGCCGACGTCGTGCGGGCCGTGCTCGAACCGCTCGGGCTCACCGCGGAGCCGCCGGCGGGCACCCGCGCCAGGGAACGCTGGGAGGCGCTCAGCGCGCTCGCCGAACTCGTCGACGAAGAGGTCGTGCTGCGCCCGGGTCTTGACCTGCGCGGTCTGGTCACCGAACTGCGCCAACGCGCCGACGCCCGGCACCCACCCGTGGTCCAGGGCGTCACGCTCGCGTCGCTGCATGCTGCGAAGGGGTTGGAGTGGGATGCGGTCTATCTCGTCGGGCTCGCCGACGGCACCCTGCCGATCTCGCACGCGCTGACTCACGGCCCCGACAGTGAGCCGGTCGAGGAGGAGCGCCGGTTGCTCTATGTCGGAATTACAAGGGCGCGAGTGCATCTCACATTGAGTTGGGCGCTGGCCCGGGCACCGGGGGGCCGCCAGGGCCGACGGCCGTCGCGGTTCCTCAACGGTGTGGCGCCGCACTCGGCACCCGAGGCGTCGGTGAACAAACCGCGTCGCGCGCGGGGCGCGACGCCGCGCTGCCGGGTCTGCAACCAGGTGTTGACCACCCCCGCGGCAATCATGTTGCGCCGCTGCGAGACCTGCTCGTCCGACATCGACGAACAACTGCTCGCCGCGCTCAAGGAGTGGCGGCTGCGGACCTCCAAGGAGCTCGGCGTCCCGGCCTTCGTGGTGTTCACCGACAACACGCTGATCGCGATCGCCGAATCGCTGCCCACCGACGAGGCGGCGCTGGTCGCCATCCCCGGAATCGGCGCCCGCAAGCTCGAGCAGTACGGCGCCGACGTCCTCGCCTTGGTCAACGCACGCGGCTGA
- a CDS encoding mycoredoxin, which produces MSAADTLTMYTTTWCGYCVRLKKALQVEGIAWTEVDIERDPAAAEFVMSVNGGNQTVPTVKFPDGSALTNPSIKDVKAKLGR; this is translated from the coding sequence ATGAGTGCTGCTGACACCCTGACGATGTACACCACCACGTGGTGCGGCTACTGCGTCCGGCTCAAGAAGGCTTTGCAGGTCGAGGGCATCGCGTGGACCGAGGTCGACATCGAACGCGACCCGGCCGCCGCGGAGTTCGTCATGTCGGTCAACGGGGGCAACCAGACCGTGCCGACGGTGAAGTTCCCGGACGGTTCGGCGCTGACCAACCCGAGCATCAAGGACGTCAAGGCCAAGCTGGGTCGCTGA
- the nudC gene encoding NAD(+) diphosphatase produces the protein MSAFQSLRNTPLLSRVGADRADALRTDIDAATAGWADALLLRVDRRNQVLIAGGQAVLGRASALADAPPEHAVFLGRLRDGRHVWGVRAALEAPEDGTDAEVLDLRRAGQIFDDTSAQLVATATALLNWHDHARFSPVDGAPTKPVKAGWSRVNPVNGHEEFPRIDPAVICLVHDGHDRAVLARQTLWPERLFSILAGFVEAGESFESCVVREIAEEVGLTVTDVRYLGSQPWPFPRSLMVGFHAVADPEQPFAFNDGEIAEAGWFTRAEVRAALAEGDWNAAAGGSPSRLLLPGSISIAREIIESWAALD, from the coding sequence GTGAGCGCCTTCCAGTCCCTGCGTAACACCCCGCTGCTCTCCCGCGTCGGCGCCGACCGCGCCGACGCGTTGCGCACCGACATCGACGCGGCCACCGCGGGCTGGGCCGACGCGCTGCTGTTGCGGGTGGACCGGCGCAACCAGGTGCTGATCGCGGGCGGACAGGCGGTGCTGGGGCGGGCGAGCGCACTGGCCGACGCACCTCCCGAACACGCCGTCTTCCTCGGACGGCTGCGCGACGGCCGCCACGTCTGGGGCGTGCGGGCCGCGTTGGAGGCGCCCGAGGACGGCACCGACGCCGAGGTGCTCGACCTGCGGCGGGCCGGCCAGATCTTCGACGACACCAGCGCCCAGCTCGTGGCCACCGCCACCGCGCTGCTCAACTGGCACGACCACGCCCGGTTCAGCCCGGTCGACGGCGCACCCACCAAACCGGTCAAGGCCGGCTGGTCGAGGGTGAACCCGGTCAACGGGCACGAGGAGTTCCCGCGCATCGACCCCGCGGTGATCTGCCTGGTGCACGACGGACACGACCGCGCGGTGCTGGCCCGCCAGACGCTGTGGCCGGAGCGGTTGTTCTCGATCCTCGCCGGCTTCGTGGAGGCCGGTGAGTCGTTCGAATCGTGCGTGGTGCGCGAGATCGCCGAGGAGGTCGGGCTGACGGTGACCGACGTGCGCTACCTGGGCAGCCAGCCGTGGCCGTTCCCGCGCTCGCTGATGGTCGGATTCCACGCCGTCGCTGATCCCGAGCAGCCGTTCGCGTTCAACGACGGTGAGATCGCCGAGGCTGGGTGGTTCACCCGCGCCGAGGTGCGCGCCGCGCTGGCCGAGGGGGACTGGAACGCCGCGGCCGGCGGATCACCGTCGCGGCTGCTGCTGCCCGGTTCGATCTCGATCGCCCGGGAGATCATCGAATCCTGGGCCGCACTGGACTGA
- a CDS encoding potassium channel family protein, with protein MAKGRLRRRLGRINQSLADQPVHSLVDRVTIPQDVPSPWVRITKRIVIAFAVLCAVVLIVYIDRDGYRDTQTDGLSLLDCFYYATVSLSTTGYGDITPVTEGARFVNIVVITPLRVAFLIVLIGTTVETLTTESRQAFKIQQWRNKVRNHTVVIGYGTKGRTAVAAMIGDEVAPADIVVVDENPAALERARNAGLVTVRGSATDSEVLRLASAQHAKSIIVATNRDDTAVLVTLTARELAPKAKIIAAVREAENQHLLEQSGADSTVVTSETAGRLLGIATQTPSVVEMMEDLLTPDAGFAIAEREVTPKEAGGSPRHLHDIVLGVVRDGALVRVDAPEVDALELGDRLLYIRSADAER; from the coding sequence GTGGCTAAAGGCCGTCTCCGGCGTCGGCTCGGACGAATCAACCAGTCGCTGGCCGACCAGCCCGTCCACTCGCTCGTCGACCGGGTCACGATCCCGCAGGACGTGCCCAGCCCGTGGGTGCGGATCACCAAGCGAATCGTCATCGCGTTCGCGGTGCTCTGCGCGGTCGTGCTCATCGTCTACATCGACCGTGACGGGTACCGGGACACCCAGACCGACGGGCTGTCTCTGCTCGATTGCTTCTACTACGCGACCGTCTCGCTGTCGACGACGGGCTACGGCGACATCACCCCGGTCACCGAGGGCGCCCGCTTCGTCAACATCGTCGTGATCACACCCCTGCGGGTGGCGTTCCTGATCGTGCTGATCGGCACCACGGTCGAGACCCTGACGACCGAGTCGCGTCAGGCGTTCAAAATTCAGCAGTGGAGGAACAAGGTGCGCAACCACACTGTCGTCATCGGATACGGCACCAAAGGCCGGACGGCGGTGGCCGCCATGATCGGTGACGAGGTCGCACCGGCCGACATCGTCGTGGTCGACGAGAACCCGGCGGCCCTCGAACGCGCCCGGAACGCCGGTCTGGTGACGGTACGCGGCAGCGCCACCGATTCCGAGGTCCTCCGGCTGGCCAGCGCGCAGCACGCCAAGTCGATCATCGTCGCCACCAACCGCGACGACACCGCGGTCCTGGTCACCCTCACCGCGCGGGAACTGGCACCGAAGGCGAAGATCATCGCCGCGGTCCGGGAGGCGGAGAATCAGCACCTCCTGGAGCAGTCCGGTGCGGATTCGACAGTGGTGACCTCCGAGACCGCCGGTCGCCTGCTCGGCATCGCCACGCAGACCCCGAGCGTGGTGGAGATGATGGAGGATCTGCTCACCCCCGACGCGGGCTTCGCGATCGCCGAACGCGAGGTCACCCCGAAGGAGGCGGGCGGGTCGCCGCGCCACCTGCACGACATCGTCCTCGGTGTCGTGCGCGACGGGGCACTGGTACGCGTCGACGCCCCCGAGGTCGACGCGCTGGAACTGGGTGACCGGCTGCTCTACATCCGCAGCGCGGACGCCGAACGGTGA
- a CDS encoding DoxX family protein translates to MTSPSAVLQRNAGSKLANRMAAMLAGIGILHFVAPKPFDGIIPAELPGSPRFYTYASGVAELGVAAALAAPQTRKAGALAAVALYVAVFPGNVNMVRLWWDKPWPMRIAAIARLPLQIPMITQALKIYRTS, encoded by the coding sequence ATGACCTCTCCCTCAGCCGTCTTGCAGCGCAACGCCGGGTCCAAACTGGCCAACCGGATGGCGGCGATGCTGGCCGGTATCGGCATCCTGCACTTCGTCGCCCCGAAGCCGTTCGACGGCATCATCCCGGCGGAGTTGCCCGGGAGCCCGCGGTTTTACACCTATGCCTCGGGGGTGGCCGAACTCGGAGTCGCCGCCGCGTTGGCGGCGCCGCAGACCCGCAAGGCGGGTGCCCTCGCCGCGGTCGCGCTGTACGTGGCGGTCTTTCCCGGCAACGTCAACATGGTGCGGCTGTGGTGGGACAAGCCGTGGCCGATGCGCATCGCCGCGATCGCCCGGTTGCCGCTGCAGATCCCGATGATCACCCAGGCGCTCAAGATCTACCGCACCTCCTGA
- a CDS encoding ATP-dependent helicase: MTARYSPAELASALGLFAPTDEQAAVIAAPPGPVVVIAGAGAGKTETMAARVVWLVANGYATPGQVLGLTFTRKAAGQLLRRVRTRLARLSGAGLVPGIGPGLGATDDPPTVSTYHAFAGMLLRDHGLLLPIEPETRLLGETELWQLAHRVVCEHPGPLEIDKTPAAVTDMVLRLAGQLAEHLVDTDELRDTHVELERLVHTLPAGPYQRDRGPSQWLLRMLATQTERTELIPLVDALHRRMQSEKVMDFGMQMAAAARLAAAHPQVGAELRARYRVVLLDEYQDTGHAQRVALSALFGGGVDDGLALTAVGDPIQSIYGWRGASATNLPRFATDFPLSDCTPARVLELRTSWRNPPSTLHLANAVSAEARQRSVAVRSLRPRPGAEPGTIRLALLDNVAAERDWLADEVARRYDAARAEDEAPPTAAVLLRRNADAAPMAEALTARGVPVEVVGLAGLLGVAEVADVVAMLRLVADPTAGAAAMRTVTGPRWRLGGRDIAALWRRAVELDDGGPGPEATAAEIVARAAPDADAACLADAICDPGPAERYSPEGYRRIVALGRELTSLRGHLGIALPDLVTEVRRVLGVDVEARAAMPVPAGWSGTEHLDAFVDVVADYAGRPGATISGLLAYLDAAMERENGLAPADLAVSTERVQILTVHAAKGLEWQVVAVPHLSGRIFPSTAQARTWLTDPADLPPLLRGDRATTTDHGVPVLDTSDVNDRKILSDRINDHKRHLEQRRVDEERRLLYVALTRAEDTLLLSGHHWGATEAKPRGPSEFLEELKDIIDRAEQAGQPCGVVDQWAPAPAEGEKNPLRDNVKEVLWPADPAGGRRAAVDRGAQLVARAMAGAVETVQDVDGWAADVDALLAERERAAQKPPLTLPAEVSVSTLVNLSNDPDAVLSRLNRRVPTRPDPNASLGTAFHDWVQRYFGAERLFDLDDLPGAVDSDFRRTEAEQLTELQTSFMLSPWAARTPIDVEVPFDMVIGETMVRGRIDAVFADDDGGATIVDWKTGAAPDTPSAAEHAAIQLAVYRLAWAQLSGCPVERVRAAFHYVRPNQTLRPAGLPDVEDLAALLAAAREPAGQEVR, translated from the coding sequence ATGACCGCGCGGTACAGTCCCGCCGAATTGGCCTCGGCGCTGGGCCTTTTCGCCCCCACCGACGAACAGGCGGCGGTCATCGCCGCGCCGCCGGGCCCGGTCGTCGTGATCGCCGGGGCGGGTGCGGGCAAAACCGAGACCATGGCCGCTCGGGTGGTGTGGCTGGTCGCCAACGGCTATGCCACACCGGGGCAGGTGCTCGGGCTGACCTTCACCCGTAAGGCGGCCGGTCAGTTGTTGCGCCGGGTACGCACCCGGCTGGCGCGGTTGTCCGGTGCCGGGTTGGTGCCCGGCATCGGCCCGGGACTCGGAGCCACCGACGACCCGCCGACGGTCAGCACCTACCACGCGTTCGCCGGCATGCTGCTGCGCGACCACGGTCTGCTGCTGCCGATCGAGCCGGAGACCCGGTTGCTCGGTGAGACCGAACTGTGGCAGTTGGCCCATCGCGTGGTGTGCGAACATCCCGGCCCGCTCGAGATCGACAAGACGCCGGCGGCGGTCACCGACATGGTGCTGCGCCTCGCCGGCCAACTCGCCGAGCATCTGGTCGACACCGACGAGTTGCGCGACACCCACGTCGAGCTCGAGCGGCTGGTGCACACCCTGCCCGCCGGGCCCTATCAGCGTGACCGCGGGCCGAGCCAGTGGCTGCTGCGGATGCTGGCGACACAGACCGAGCGCACCGAGCTCATCCCGTTGGTCGACGCCCTGCACCGGCGGATGCAGTCCGAGAAGGTGATGGACTTCGGGATGCAGATGGCCGCCGCCGCCCGGCTCGCCGCCGCCCACCCGCAGGTCGGCGCCGAGCTGCGGGCCCGCTACCGCGTGGTGTTGCTCGACGAGTACCAGGACACCGGACACGCCCAGCGGGTGGCGCTGTCGGCGCTGTTCGGGGGCGGTGTGGACGACGGTCTGGCGTTGACCGCGGTCGGCGACCCGATCCAGTCGATCTACGGCTGGCGCGGTGCGTCGGCGACCAACCTGCCCCGCTTCGCCACCGACTTCCCCCTCTCCGACTGCACTCCCGCCCGCGTCCTGGAGCTGCGCACCAGTTGGCGCAATCCGCCGAGCACACTGCATCTGGCCAACGCGGTGTCCGCTGAAGCGCGGCAGCGTTCGGTGGCGGTGCGGTCGCTGCGGCCGCGGCCGGGCGCGGAGCCCGGCACCATCCGGCTCGCACTGCTCGACAACGTTGCCGCAGAACGTGACTGGTTGGCCGACGAGGTGGCCCGTCGCTACGACGCCGCCCGTGCCGAGGACGAGGCCCCGCCCACGGCGGCGGTGCTGCTGCGCCGCAACGCGGACGCGGCACCGATGGCCGAGGCGCTCACAGCGCGGGGTGTGCCCGTGGAGGTGGTGGGTTTGGCCGGTCTGCTCGGGGTCGCCGAGGTCGCCGACGTGGTGGCGATGTTGCGTCTGGTGGCCGATCCCACCGCGGGTGCGGCGGCGATGCGCACCGTGACCGGTCCGCGGTGGCGACTCGGCGGACGCGACATCGCGGCGCTGTGGCGGCGGGCTGTCGAACTCGACGACGGTGGACCGGGTCCGGAGGCGACGGCGGCAGAGATCGTCGCCCGGGCCGCACCGGACGCCGATGCGGCCTGTCTGGCCGACGCGATCTGTGATCCGGGTCCCGCCGAGCGGTACTCACCGGAGGGCTACCGCCGCATCGTCGCGCTCGGACGCGAATTGACCTCGCTGCGTGGGCACCTCGGCATCGCGCTACCCGACCTCGTCACCGAGGTGCGCCGGGTGCTCGGCGTCGACGTCGAGGCCCGCGCAGCCATGCCGGTGCCTGCGGGTTGGTCGGGGACCGAACACCTCGACGCCTTCGTCGACGTCGTCGCCGACTACGCGGGCCGGCCCGGCGCCACGATCAGCGGGCTGCTCGCCTATCTCGACGCGGCGATGGAGCGCGAGAACGGTCTGGCGCCCGCGGATCTCGCCGTCTCCACCGAGCGGGTGCAGATCCTGACGGTGCACGCCGCCAAGGGGTTGGAATGGCAGGTGGTGGCGGTGCCGCATCTGAGCGGACGGATCTTCCCGTCGACCGCGCAGGCCCGCACGTGGCTGACCGATCCGGCGGATCTGCCCCCGCTGCTGCGCGGCGACCGGGCGACCACCACCGACCATGGCGTGCCGGTGCTCGACACCTCCGACGTCAACGATCGAAAGATCCTGTCGGACAGGATCAACGACCACAAACGCCACCTCGAGCAGCGTCGCGTCGACGAGGAGCGGCGGCTGCTGTACGTCGCGCTCACCCGCGCCGAGGACACACTGCTGCTCTCCGGACACCACTGGGGTGCGACGGAGGCGAAACCGCGGGGCCCGTCGGAGTTCCTGGAGGAGCTCAAGGACATCATCGACCGCGCTGAGCAGGCCGGGCAGCCCTGCGGAGTGGTCGACCAGTGGGCGCCGGCGCCGGCCGAGGGTGAGAAGAACCCGTTGCGCGACAACGTCAAAGAGGTGCTCTGGCCCGCCGACCCGGCCGGCGGCCGACGCGCCGCGGTCGACCGCGGCGCGCAGTTGGTGGCCCGGGCTATGGCCGGTGCGGTGGAGACGGTTCAGGATGTCGACGGCTGGGCGGCCGACGTGGACGCGCTGCTCGCCGAACGTGAACGGGCCGCGCAGAAGCCACCGCTGACACTGCCGGCCGAGGTCTCGGTGAGCACGCTGGTGAACCTCAGCAACGACCCGGACGCGGTGCTGTCCCGACTCAACCGCCGGGTGCCCACCCGACCCGACCCGAATGCCTCGCTGGGCACGGCTTTTCACGACTGGGTGCAGCGCTACTTCGGGGCCGAGCGGTTGTTCGACCTCGACGATCTGCCCGGGGCCGTCGACAGCGACTTCAGGCGCACCGAAGCCGAACAGCTCACCGAACTGCAGACGTCGTTCATGTTGTCCCCGTGGGCCGCCCGCACACCGATCGACGTCGAGGTGCCGTTCGACATGGTTATCGGGGAGACGATGGTGCGGGGCCGCATCGACGCGGTGTTCGCCGATGACGACGGCGGCGCCACCATCGTCGACTGGAAGACCGGGGCGGCGCCGGACACACCCTCGGCCGCTGAGCACGCCGCGATCCAGCTCGCCGTCTACCGGCTGGCGTGGGCGCAACTGAGCGGATGCCCGGTGGAGCGGGTGCGGGCGGCGTTCCACTACGTCCGCCCGAACCAGACGCTTCGCCCGGCCGGCCTACCGGATGTGGAGGATCTCGCGGCGCTGCTGGCGGCGGCGCGGGAACCGGCGGGTCAGGAGGTGCGGTAG